The sequence CCGCGCACGCTCGGCCAGGCCGCGCGGATCGAGGGCATGACGCCGGCGGCGATCACCTTGCTCGCCGCGCACGCCCGCAAGCGGCGCCGGGGCGCGGACGCGGCGTAGGGCGGAACCCGGAACGATCGGCTGCGACTGGACCCGCGGCGCGCTCCGCGGCACAACAGGCCGCATGACCACCGATTCGCCCGACGCCGCTCTGGCCCCCTTCGCTGTTTCACGTGAAACACGCGCGAAGCTCGACACCCTCGTCTCCGAGCTCCGCCGCTGGCAGCCGGCCAAGAACCTGGTGGGACCCGGCACGCTGGACACGGTCTGGACACGCCACGTCGCCGATTCGCTCCAGCTCGTCGAGATCGCCCCGGCGAACGCCCGCCACTGGCTCGATATCGGCTCCGGCGCGGGCTTTCCCGGCCTCGTCGTCGCCATTGCGCTGGCGGACCGGCCGCGTTTTTGCATGGACCTCGTCGAATCGAACGCCCGGAAGTGCGCCTTCCTGCGCCACGTCGCGCGCCTCACCGGCGCGCCGGTGCGTGTGCACAACGGGCGGATCGAGGACGTCGTCCGGAATTTCGCCGGCGAGACCGACGTCGTTTCCGCCCGCGCGCTCGCGCCGCTCTCCCAGCTCCTCGCCTGGTGCGAGACCCTGTTGAAAACCGGCGCCGTGGCGCTGTTTCCGAAGGGTGCGGGCGTGGAGAGCGAATTGACCCCCGTGGTGAAATCCCGGACAGTCGATATCGAGCAGATCCCGAGCCGGACCGATTCGCGCGCACGCATCCTGCGGATTCGCTGGCTCCCCCAAGGCGATCGGTTCGACGACCCGTCCAGGAACGACGCGTCCGGGAACGACACGTCGCCGAGCGACACGTCCAGGAACGAGTGATCATGACCAGCGATACGCTCCTCGGCGAGGACGAGGTCGCCGACGCGCCTCCCGCCGATAGTGTCGACCTCCCGCTCGAGGCGGAGACGCAGGCGGTGGCCGAACCCGCCCGCGCCTCCGATCCGCAGCCGGATCGGCTGCGCCGTCAGACCCACGGGCGCCCGCGCGTACTCGCCCTCGCCAACCAGAAGGGCGGCGTCGGCAAGACGACGACGGCGATCAACCTGGGCACGGCGCTCGCCGCGATCGGCGAGAAGGTTCTCGTCATCGATCTCGACCCGCAGGGCAACGCCTCGACCGGGCTCGGCGTCGAGCGCAAGCAGCGCCGCATCTCGACCTACCACGTCCTCACCGGCGAGGCCGAGCTGCGCTCGGCCATCCGCGAAACGGCGGTGCCACGGCTCCACCTGGCGCCGTCGACGCTCGACCTGCTCGGCCTGGAGCTCGAGATCGCCTCCTCGCGCAATCGCGCCCACCGGCTCAAGCTCGCCATCGACGGGCTCGCATTGGGCGACGCGCTCCGCTCCGAGCCCTTCACCTACATCCTGATCGACTGCCCGCCCTCGCTGAACCTGCTCACCATCAACGCCCTGGCGGCGTCGGATTCGGTGCTGGTGCCGCTGCAATGCGAGTTCTTCGCGCTCGAGGGCCTGAGCCAGCTGCTCAAGACCGTCGAGCAGGTGCGCGACAACCTCAACCCCAAGCTCTCCATCCACGGCGTCGTGCTGACCATGTTCGACCCGCGCAACAACCTGTCCAACCAGGTCGTGGCGGACGTGCGCTCCTTCATGGGCGGCAAGGTCTACGAGACGGTGATCCCGCGCAACGTGCGCGTCTCCGAGGCGCCCTCGCACGGCAAGCCGGTGCTCCTCTACGATCTCAAATGCTCGGGCAGCCAGGCCTATCTGCGGCTCGCGTCCGAGATCATCCAGCGCGAACGCACGCTCAAGGCGGCTTGAGGCCCAACCCGAAGCAAGGACCCGAGGAAAAGACGATGGCGGAAGAGGGACAGCGCCTGCGGCTCGGACGGGGCCTCGCCGCGCTCATCGGCGACATGGGGGACGACGACGAGGGCGTGGTCGAGCGCGGCCGCGGCCAGCGCCGCGTGCCGATCGAGTTCCTGCGGCCGAACCCGCGCAACCCGCGCAAGAGCTTCGCGGAGAGCGATCTCGAGGACCTCGCCCAGTCGATCCGCGAGCGCGGCATCATCCAGCCCATCGTCGTGCGCTCGCTCCGCGGGCTCGAGGACGCCTACGAGATCATCGCCGGCGAGCGGCGCTGGCGGGCGGCCCAGCGCGCCGGCCTGCACGAGGTGCCGATCGTCGTCGTCGAGGCCGACGACCGGCTCTCCCTCGAATACGCCATCGTCGAGAACGTCCAGCGCACGGATCTCAACGCGCTGGAGGAGGCCGCGGGCTACGACAAGCTCATCGCCGAGTTCGGCTATTCGCAGGCCGAGCTCGCGCAGGTGATCGGCAAGAGCCGCTCGCACGTGGCCAACACGATGCGCCTGATGAAGCTGCCGCAGAGCGTGCAGGAGAAGCTCGCCTCCGGCGCCATCAGCGCCGGCCACGCCCGCGCGCTCCTCGCCGTGAAGGACCCCGAGACCGCCGCGGAGCGCATCGTCGAGAAGGGGCTCAACGTCCGCGACGTCGAGCGCCTCGCCCGGCAGGACGAGGAGGGGCAGACCCGCCCGCCGCGCCCGCGGGCCGAGAAGGACGCCGACACCCGCGCCCTCGAGCAGGCCCTGACGGAGACGCTCGGGCTCGAGGTGGCGATCTCGGCGAAGCCTGGAGCGCCCAACGGCGAGGTCCGCATCCGCTACGCCACGCTCGAGCAGCTCGACGGGCTGTGCCGCGCGCTGAGGCGCGGCTAGAGCTGCGACGGGCGCTGCCGCAACGGAATGACGCGGCGGCGGTTCTGCTACGATCCCACGCGGTCGTGGTCAGTCCAGCTCCTGCGCACGCCGATAAGCCGGACGTTCGGTGCAGCGCGTGATCCAGGCGTGGACCGCGGGGTGGTCGGGCGTCGCGTCCGGAGAGTACAAGAACGGCGAGCTGAGCAGGATGTCCGCTGCCGTGAACCGGTCGCCCATCAGCCATGGGCGGGGGCTCGGCTGCAGAGCGGAGATCAATCGCGTCGCGATCTCGTCTCGGCTTCGGAACGTCGCCGCGGCGATGGGATGGTCCGCCACGCCGAGCACCTCGAGCAGGTAGACCGGCTCCACGACATCCCCGTACCAGAAGCGCCAGGTGAGATACTCCGCCCGTCCGGGTTCGCCGGGCGCGAAGCCCAGGCTGCGCTCCGGGAAGAGGTCGGTGAGGTAGAGGAGGATGGCGCCGGTCTCGGTAACCAGGCGGCTATCGTGCACAAGAGCGGGCACCTTGCCGTCCGGATGGGGATTGCGCGGGTCGCGCGCCCCGGTGCCGTCCCGGCGGGGGATGTCGGTGCGGATCGTCTCGAACGGGACGTCGAGCTCGTGGAGCAGCCAATGGACGCGGCTCGAGCGCGATTGGCGCGCATGGTAGAACGTCAGCATGGAAGCCTCCTGCTCTGCGCGAGGATCGCCGCCGTCGATCGGCGGCTCGGGGCGGGGGCTCCTTCCGCTCGCCCCTCGCCCCTCTGCGTCCTCTCACCCAGCCTCGCGGTGTTCCTCCTCCGCGGCCGCGTCCACCGGGAAGCGCAGGCTCACCCGCGTGCCCGGATGGGCCGCATCGAACTCCAGGCCGGATTGCAGCGTCGAGGCCATGGTCTTGATGATGCGCGTGCCGAGCCCGCTGCCGGAGGCGGGCTCGTCGCCGCGCCAGCCGGCGCCGTCGTCCTCGACCACGAGGCGGGCCGCGCCGTTCTCGCGCACGAGGATGACGCGCACCTCGCCGCCCTCGCCGGCGGGATAGGCGTATTTCACCGCGTTGATGACGAGCTCCGCCACGATGACGCCGAGCGAGACGGCCTTGTCGGTAGGCATGGGGATGGTCTCGGCCGAGACCTTGAGCACGTGCGATTCGCCCTGCGCCTGCATGGCGGCCGCGAGCTCCTCGATCAGCCCGCGCAGATAGGCGTCCATCGAGACGGCGCGGATGTCGGGCGAGGTGTAGAGCCGGCGATGGATCTGCGCGATCGCCGTGATGCGCGACTGCGTCTCCACCAGCACCGCCCGGGCACTCGGCTCCTCCGTGACGGCCTTCTGCATGGAGACGAGCGAGGAGACGAGCTGCAGGGAATTCGCCACGCGATGGTTCACCTCGCGCAGCAGCATCTCGGCGCGGTCGCGCTGCTCGCGGACCTCGCGCTCGGCCGCCTCCTTGGCGCGGCGCACGCATTCCTTGGCCACCGCCTGCTCGATCGATGCGAGGAGGAGATCGAAGAAGGCCCCGCCGACGTCCTTGACGATGTAGTCGGCCGCGCCGGCCTTCAATGCGGCGACGGCGATGCGGCCCTCGTCGGCGCCGGTGACGTAGACCACGGGCGGCGGATCGGGGAGGGCCCGGATCTCCGAGAGGACCTCGAGGCCCTCCTTCCCCGGCATGAAGTGGTCGAGGGCGACCACGTCGAAGCCGCCCTGCGCCAGCCTGGCGACGCCGTCGTCGCCACCCATCGCGAAGACCACCTCGATACCTTTGCGCGCCAGCGTGCGCTCGACCAATCGGCCGAAGGCCGGGTCGTCGTCGATGTAGAGGAGGCGCCTGCCTCCGAGAGTCTCCGGCACGGTCGTCACGCTTCGGGCACCTGCATCACGGACAGGAACAGGCCCAGCTGCCGGATGGCCTGGGCGAAGGTCTCGTACTCCACCGGCTTTGTGATGTACACGTTGCAGCCGAGATCGTAGCAGCGCTGAATCTCGCGCTGGTCGTCGGTCGTCGTTAAGACGATCACCGGCGCCCGCTTGAGCCGGTCGTCGGCCTTGAGCTTGGCCAGGATGTCGATGCCGCTCATGTCGGGCAGATTGAGGTCGAGGAGCACGAGGAGCGGCCCGTTGGCGCGCACCTCCTCCTGGAACATGTGCCCCAGCGCCGAGGTCCCGTCGACGAAATGCCGGATCTCGTTGTTCACGCCCGCGCGGCGAACGTTCTTCTCGATGAGGCGCGCATGGCCCTCGTCGTCCTCGACCATCACGATGGTGACGGGCTGCGCACTCATGCGGCTTCCTCTTCTTCGTGCTTGGGACCCTGCGACACGTCCTCGATGATCTTGGGCAGGGTGAGCGTGAATGTCGAGCCCTCGCCCGGGGTGGAGGCGACCTCGACGGTGCCGCCGAGCCGGCGCACGAGGGCGCGGGTGTGGGCGAGGCCGATGCCCTCGCCCGCCACGTCCTGGCGCCCGGCCCGCCGGAACAGGTCGAAGATGCGCTCGAAGTCGCCGGGCTCGATACCCCGGCCGTTGTCGGCGACGACGAAGCGCACGAGGGGCCCCGCGTCCTCCGCGGTGAGGCTGACGCGGCCGGGTCGGTCGGGCCTGAGATACTTCACCGCGTTCTCGACGAGATTCCCGAAGATCTGCTCGAGCGCCAGCCGGTCCGAGACGAGGCTGGGGAGGTCACCGACGACGAGCTCCGCCTCGCGCTCGACGAGCTGATGGGTGAGGCTCTCCCGCAGCGTCTCGACGAGCGCTTGCATGTCGACGGGCTCCGGGACGAGCACGCGCCGGCCCTCGCGCGACAGCTTGAGAATGGCGTTGATCAGCCGATCCATCTTCTGCGTCGAGGCGCGAATGAAGCCGAGCGCCTCCGGCAGGTCGGTCTCGACCGCGAGGCGGACGTCCTCGGTGACGAGATCGGGCGCCCTCTCCCCGACCGCGGCCAGGAACGACTCGATCTCGCTGCGCACGCTCTCGAGCTCGCTGGTGAAGCCCATCACGTTGACGAGCGGCGCCCGCAGGTCGTGGCTGACGATATAGGCGAAGCGCTGGATCTCCTCGTTCGCCGCCGAGAGCTCGGCGGTGCGGGCCTGGACCGCGCGCTCCAGGTTGACGTTGAGATCCGCGAGCCGGGCGCGGGCCCGCTCCAGCTGGGCCGTCCGCCGCTCGACCCGGTGCTCCAGCGTATGATTGAGCTCCTCGACATCCGCGCGGGCGGCCTCTGCCGCATCCACGGCGCGGGCCTGGCGGACACTGGCTCCCGTCAGCATGCCCGTCGCCACGAGGCCGGCGATGAAGATGAAGGGCGTGAACACCCGGGGCGAGGCGGCCTCGAACACGTCCGTCGTCTCCAGGACCACGGTCCAGGGCTGGTCGGCGATCGTCACGCGCTCGGCGGTGCGAAAGCCGAGGCGCCCGCGATCGAAGGTCTCGCCGGTGCGATAGAGCAGGTTCTCCGGGTCGGCGCTCTCGCCGTCGTAGACCGCGTAGTCGAGCTCGCCGCCGCGGCCCTGGGCCAGCGCCCGGTCGAACAGGTTGCGGGCGCGGAACGGGGCGTAGACGTAGCCCTCGAGCCGACGGCGGCGTTCCTCCACGGTGCCGGGTATCGCGCCACCCTCGAAGACGGGGAGGTAGATCAGGAACCCGGGCTGGACGTCCTCGTCGGTTTCCTGGACGAGGGTGACCCGCCCCGACGCGGTGGAGAGGCCACGATCGCGCGCCCGGACCATGGCCTCGCGCCGCACCGCCTCCGAGGTCATGTCGAAGCCGAGCGCGGCCCGGTTCCGCTCGTCCTCGGGCTCGAGATAGACGATCGCCGTGCGCAGGCTTGCGTCGCCCGCGGCGTCGTCCTCCGGCGGCCAGACCCGGAAGGCCTCGCGGCCTTCCGCGCGCGCCGACGCCTCGAGGTCCGCTTCGCCGCCGGGCTCGATCACGGTGGCGTAGCCGACGCCTTGGACGCCGGGATATTCCTCGTCGAGGCGGAGCCGCTGCACGAACGCCCCGAAATCGGCGCGGTCGACACTCTCCTCGGCGGCGAAATGCGCAGCCACGCCGCGCAACAGCCCGACATAGAGCGCCATGCGCTCGTCGATGGAGATGACGCGCTGGACCACGAGCGACTGGAAGCGCTGCGCATCGCGCTCGGACGCGATGCGGTCGTACTGGACGCCGACGACGAGGGTGCTCAGGATCCCGATGGCGAAGACCGCCGCCGGGGTGATGAAGCTCCGCCGCCGCAAGAACGCCAGACGAGAGGAAATGCCGTTGGAGCCGCGGCCGTCGTCTTGCCGGCGCGCCGCGTCGTGATCGCTCATGGAGAGGTGATCTCTTGATCTTGGTCCCGAGTCGCCTGGTGCTGGACGCACCTGCGCCCGGGGACAACGCGCGACCCCGGGCGGAGTTCCCGACCCTCGCCGCGACATGTTCCACGTGAAACACACGGACGCGGGGCAGGCGGAGGGGCAGGGGGAAGGGGCGCCCCATCGCCAACGGAAGGGCTAGGCAAGCGCCGCCGCGGGTCCTAGGGTCGACGACAGCGCTGCTGCACGAGCCCTGTGGCGATCGTGTGGCGCGCCCCTCCTTCCCGCGCGATCCGCGCCCTCCGCGAAGCCGACGAGAGTCTCCGCCGTGCCGACGCTGTTCCGTCTCGTGTTCATCCTCGCGATCCTCGCAGGCCTCGTCTATGCCGGCATGTGGGCGCTGGCCCTGTTCGTCGAGCCCGAGACGCGCGAGATCACCACCACCGTTCCCCCCTCGCGGCTCGCTCCGCGATGAACGCCCGCCCGGCTGCGGATCGCCGCCTCGTCGGATCGTTCCTCGACATGCTGGTGGCCGAGCGGGGCGCGGCCGACAACACGCTCGCCGCCTATCGTCGCGACCTCGACGACTACGCCGACTACCTCGCCGAGACCGGGACCGCCGCCTCCGAGGCCGACGCGGACACGGTACGCGGCTTCCTCGCCTCAATCGCCGAGCGCGGGTTGAAGGCCTCCTCCGCCGCGCGCCGGCTGTCGGCCGTGCGGCAGTTCCATCGCTTCCTCTTCCTCGAAGGTCACGCCGCCCAGGACCCGACCGCGACCGTCGACGGTCCGAAGCAGGCACGCCCTCTGCCGAAGACGCTCTCGGTCGCAGAGGTCGACCGGCTGCTGGCGGCCGCCGCGGAAAGCGCCGCGCAGGCCGACCAGCCCCCCAGGGCGTGGCTGCGCGCCTTGCGCATGCGCTGCCTCCTGGAGATGCTCTATGCCACGGGCCTGCGCGTATCGGAGCTCGTCGCCCTCCCGCGCGCGGCCGCCCGGACGCGCGAGCGCGCCCTCGTGATCCGCGGCAAGGGCGGCAAGGAGCGGCTCGTCCCCGTGACCGAACCCGCCCGCGAGGCGGCCGAGGCCTATCTGGTGGTCCTCGAGGCGCACGGGCCCGGCGGGCCGTGGCTGTTCCCGGCGGATTCGGAGAGCGGCCACCTCACGCGTCAGGCCTTCGCCCGCGAGCTCAAGGCGCTCGCCGGGGCGGCCGGCCTGCCGGCGCGGCTGGTGAGCCCGCACGTGCTGCGCCACGCCTTCGCCAGCCATCTCCTGCAGAACGGCGCCGACCTTCGCGTCATCCAGGAACTCCTCGGCCACGCCGACATCGCCACGACGCAGATCTATACGCACGTGCTGGACGAGCGTGTCGCAGCCATGGTGCGAGACCTGCACCCCCTCACGGACGGGCGATCGGGAGAGGACTGAGCGCAGGACGAACGCCACTCAGAACCCCGTCTCGATCTTCGCGTACATGTGCTCGGTGAAGCTGAACAGCTGCGCCCCCATGAAGGGCGCCGTCACCAGGATCATCAGGAGGATGGCGACGATCTTCGGGATGAAGGTCAGCGTCATCTCCTGGACCTGGGTGAGAGCCTGCATCAAGGCGATGGCGATGCCCACCGCCATGGCGACCCCCACCGACGGCCCGGAGGCGACGATGACGGTCCAGATGGCTTCCTGGACCATGTCGAGGGCGTCGACGGCGTTCATCAGGCGAGCCTCACGCCGGGGCCGATCAGCAGCGTCTCGCCGCCAGCCAGCGTGGCGAGGGGACCTTCGTCGGTCAGGCGCACGCTGGTGATCTCGCCGGAGACGCTTCCATCGGCCGAGGTGGCGGTCCGCCCGATCAGGTCGCCCGCCATGGCCAGCGACGTCGCGGAAAGGAGCCCGTCGAGCTTCTTGTTGGTCATGATCGCCTGCTCGACCATGGAGAAGGTGGCGAGCTGGGCCACCTGCTCGGACGGGTCCATCGGGTTGAGCGGGTCCTGGTTCTTCATCTGCGCGATCAGGAGGCGCAGGAAGCTGTCGTAGTCCATGCTCCCCGCATCCGCGCGCCCCGTCTGGGGCGCGGCGGGACCGGGCTGAGCGGAGGTGGCGGAGGCGACGTCCATGATCCGGTCTTTCCTGTCAGGCGGCCGAGCGGCGCTCGGGGCGGGCGGCGAGGATGGCCTCCTCGGCGGGGAAGAGGCCGCGGAGCGTCTTCATGGCGTCGAGCCTGCGCCCGGCCTCCATCTGGCCGCGCACGGCGAGGAGCCCGTCGAGGATCTCCCGGCTCGCGAAGGTCCGCAAAGCCGCGGCGAGGTAGCGCTCGTAGAGGAGCGCGGCCTTCTCCGCCCCGGCGGGGTCGATGAACATGGCCTGCACGACGAAGTAGATCTGGCGCAGCGGCGTCGTCGTCTCCTCGGGCTGGAGCACGTGGCTCTCGAGCAGGAAGGTCGCGTCGTTGAGGATCTCGAGCGTGGTCTTGCGCTCGGCGCGCACCACGGCCCCGTTGATCCACACGCGCTCTCCGGCGCGGAGCGTCAGGCGCATCGTGCCGCTCATTTCAGCCCCTCGGCGATCGTCTGGTTGACCTCGATGATGGCGGCGAAGTCGACTGTCTGGCCGAGCCGGATCGCATCCGCCTCGCGCATCACCCAAAGACCGATGGAGATCAGGTCGGCGCGCAGCTTCTGCGGCAGGTCGTTCTCGGAGCTCGCGAGATCCTCGATCAGGATCGCCCAGAGCTGGCGGACGTAGTGCAGGGCCTCGACCGTCTCGCGCGAGGCCGCGCCGGCGGCCTGGGCCTTGCGCAGCAGCTGGACGGCCTGCTCGACCGCCTCGCGCTCGCGGGCGCGCGTGTCCGAGAAGGTGTCCTCGACGATCTCGGCATAGGAGAACTGATACATGGTCGCCTCTTTCGGTGAGGGGGCGTCAGAGGTAGCGCAGGAGGCTCATCTCGCGGATGCGGGCGGTGAGGTTGTAGGAGACCTCCACCTGGGACATCAGCGCGTTGACCCGGGTCGCCGCCTCGTAGGGGTCGACGTTCTCGAGACCCGTGATCTGCCCGGTGAGGATGTCGCGCTGGATGCTCATGCGCTCGGAGGCGTCGGCGACGCGGTTCTGCGCCACGCCGAGCCGGGCCTGAATGGTGGTGACGTCCTGCATCGCCCCGCCGACGAGGCCGATGGCGCGCTCGACGATGGCCTCGTAGGCGGGCGCCGGCAGCGCCTGCGCGCCGAGGTCGACGAGCATCGTATAGGCCATGGTCAGGTCGCGGAACGCCTGCTCGTTGGCGTTGGCGGAGGTGGCGATCACCTCGTTGGTCGACACGCGGCTCTGGAGGTTCTGGTCGGACGCGGTGGACCAGGTCGCGCCCCATTGCGGATCGGCGAAGAGCGGCGCGAACGCGGTGTCGAGGAAGGTCTCCATGTCCGCCCGGGTGATGCCGGCGACGCCGGGATCGCCCTGGCCGAAGCCGAAGAAGCCGGCGAAGGCCGTGTCCACAGCCGTCTTCGCGGCGGAGACCGGCGGGCCGAGATAGTCCGCCAGCGGCTCGACGTCGGTGTTGATGCCGGCGAAGAGATATTGGCCGTTCAGGTTGGCGTTCAGCGAGCCGAACAGGCCCTTGAGGTTCAGCTCGGCCTGCGGCGCGACGATGTCCGCCGCCTGGGGGTTCTCGCGCACGGCGATCAGCACGCCGAGGACGTCCTCGGCCGTACCCTGGATGTTCGAGAGCGCCGCCTGGCTGGTGTCGAGCCGCGCGGCGACGAGGCCGTTCGTGTCGAGGATCGTCCCGATGCGGGCGAGCTCCTGGCGCAATTCGACGCTCTGGCCGGTGCGGGCGCCGAGCGCGAGCCCCACATCCGCGAAGCGGCCGGAGGAGAGCTCCTCGGACGCCTTGGCCAGCGCGTTCTGGGCCTTGATCATCGACAAGCGCGTGGAATTGGCGATGCCGAGCGTGGAGATGGGGGTCGTCTTCATGGCGTCACCTCACGGCCTCGAGCAGGGAGGCGAGCATCGTGTCCACCGCCGTGATGATCCGCGCGGAGGCGCCGTAGCTGCGCTCGAGCTCGAGCATCAGGGCGAGCTCCTCGTCGAGATTGACGCCGGTCTCGTTGGACAGGCTCTCGGCGGTGCGTTCGAGGAAGGTGGTCTGGTAGGTCGCCTCCTTGTCGGCCTGCTTGCGCGCGGCCTCGAGCCAGCCCACCGAGCCCGCGGCGAAGCCGGCGATCGTGGTGTTCGGGTCGAGCCCGGACGTGGCGTCGAAGGGCCGCTGCGCGCCGAGCACGTCGAGCAGGCCCTGGAGCCGGCCGGAATAGGAGGCGGCGTCGGCCGGGTTGTAGTCGTAGGCCGCGCCGTTCATGCCGCCGTCGCGGATCGTGGTGAGGTCGCCGCCCTGCGTCGGATCGGCGGCCGGGTTCACCCGGATCTGCGCCGCGAGATTGGGGATCGCCACCGCGCCGCCGGGCAGGGCCGGGCCGCCGGGCCAGGTGAACAGGCCGGCCTGGTCGGCCAGAAGCGGCGGCGTATTGAGCTGGTCGGTCTCGGCGGTGGCGAGGATCAGCCCGCGGGCGATCTCGTCGAGCTGCTTCTGGTAGACCGGCGCCGTCTCGTCGCGCAGCATCGCGTGTCCGAAGAGCGCGCCGGACTTGATCGCCATGGTCGCCCCGGGGCCGGTGATCGGCACGCCGTCGGCGAAGACCGCACGGCCCTGGATGCCGGCGTCGTAGGCGAAGGTGCGCTCGAACGAGACCGTTCGCGCGGTCTTCTCGAACAGGGTCACGCCGGAATCGGTGTAGATCACCATGTCGGCGTCGCCGCGCGTCACCGTGGTGACGCCGATCTCCCGGGACAGGTCGGTGAGGATCGCCGAGCGGGTGTCGAGATGGTCGGTGACGTCGGTCCCGGCCGCCGTGCCGACGACGATCGCCCGGTTCACCGTCTCGAAGCGGGCGAGGAGGTCGTTGATGCGATCGACCGAGGCCGCCATCTCGCCGTCGGCCGTCGCCCGCGCCGCCTGGACCGTCTGCGTGGCGGTGTTCAGCCGGCCGGCCAGGTCGTGCGCGCGGTCGAGAGCCTGGGCGGCGAGAATCGGATCGCTCGGCCCGTCGGCGTGCATCTGGAGCGCGTTCTCGAACGCGCCGAGCGCGCCCGCTACCGACCAGTCGTTCTCCGGGTCGCCCACCGTCTGCGAGAGCCGGTCGAGCCCGTCGAGATGCGCGGTCTTGGCCGCGGCGTCGGAGGAGGCCTCCAGCATGCGGGTGTAGAGCGCCTGGTCCTGGGCCCGGGAGATCGAGGCGACGTGGGTCGTGCCCAGCCCCGTCGTCGCGACGACGGCGCTCTTGCGCGCATAGGCGGGGTCGTTCGCGCCGGTGATGTTGCGCGCGACGAGCGCGGTCTGCTGCGCGTTCGTCGACAGCGCCGACTGGGCCGAGTTGAGCGCGAGTGAGAGCGACATCGATCAGACCTCGGAGTTGGGCCGCGGCGCCTCAGCGCTTCAGGTTGACGAGCACGTCGAGCAGCTCGGAGCCGGTCTGGAAGACCTTGGAATTGGCCGTGTAGCTGCGCTGGCTCTCGATCATGGAGGTGAGCTCGGAGGCGAGATCGACGTTCGATTGCTCGAGCGCCGAGGAAACGATGTCGCCGAGCCCGCCCTGGCCCGCGAGGCCGAGCTGGACCTCGCCGGAGTCCAGCCCGAGCGAGTAGACGTTGCCCGCCTCCGGCTGGAGGTTGTCCGGGCTCGTCACGTTGGCGAGCGGGACCTGCCAGGTGGCGCGCCGCTCGCCGTTCTCGAAGATCGCGAAGACGGTGCCGTCCTCGCCGATCTCGACGTCGCGGATGGCCGAGGGCGCGTTGCCGTTCACCGCCGCCTGCATGACGGTGTAGTCCGCCGCGACCTGGGTCATGTCGGAGAGGTCGAGGGTGAGCGCCTGGCCGTTGGGCACCGCGACGTTCAGCGCCGGCGCGCCGGTGACCCGGCCGTTGGCGGGGTCGAAGGCGAGGGCGACGCTGTCGAGCGGCGGGTTGGCATAGGGAAAGCCGCCGCCGGGGGGCGCGTCGGCGCGGTCGAACACCGTCGCCTCCCAGGCGTTCGGGCCGGTCTTGGTGAAATAGACGTCGAGCACGACGGGGTTGCCGAGATTGTCGTAGGCGACGAGGGAGGACATCGCCTCGTACTCGGTCGTCGCGAGGTTCGCCGACGGCGGGGTCGCCGGCGCGACGATCGCGGCGGCGTTGGAATCGAGGTTGGCGGCAAAGCCGCCCTGGGTCGAGGGCGTCGCCTCGAGCGCGGTCTGGCCGATGTTCACGACCTGGAGCCCCTGGAGGCCGTTCACCACCACGCCGCCGGCGCCGCCGTCGAGCGGCATGCCCATCAGCTTGAAGCCGGCCGCGTTGACGAGCTCGCCCTCGCCGTTGGGCACGAAGGAGCCCGCGCGGGTGAGGTAGGGCGTGCCGCCGTTGTCGGAGACGACGAAGAAGCCGTTGCCCTGCACCGCGAGGTCGGTCGCGGAGGTGGTGAAGGTCAGCGCGCCCTGCTG comes from Salinarimonas sp. and encodes:
- a CDS encoding site-specific tyrosine recombinase XerD, with translation MNARPAADRRLVGSFLDMLVAERGAADNTLAAYRRDLDDYADYLAETGTAASEADADTVRGFLASIAERGLKASSAARRLSAVRQFHRFLFLEGHAAQDPTATVDGPKQARPLPKTLSVAEVDRLLAAAAESAAQADQPPRAWLRALRMRCLLEMLYATGLRVSELVALPRAAARTRERALVIRGKGGKERLVPVTEPAREAAEAYLVVLEAHGPGGPWLFPADSESGHLTRQAFARELKALAGAAGLPARLVSPHVLRHAFASHLLQNGADLRVIQELLGHADIATTQIYTHVLDERVAAMVRDLHPLTDGRSGED
- the fliQ gene encoding flagellar biosynthesis protein FliQ, which gives rise to MNAVDALDMVQEAIWTVIVASGPSVGVAMAVGIAIALMQALTQVQEMTLTFIPKIVAILLMILVTAPFMGAQLFSFTEHMYAKIETGF
- the flgD gene encoding flagellar hook assembly protein FlgD, translated to MDVASATSAQPGPAAPQTGRADAGSMDYDSFLRLLIAQMKNQDPLNPMDPSEQVAQLATFSMVEQAIMTNKKLDGLLSATSLAMAGDLIGRTATSADGSVSGEITSVRLTDEGPLATLAGGETLLIGPGVRLA
- the flbT gene encoding flagellar biosynthesis repressor FlbT encodes the protein MSGTMRLTLRAGERVWINGAVVRAERKTTLEILNDATFLLESHVLQPEETTTPLRQIYFVVQAMFIDPAGAEKAALLYERYLAAALRTFASREILDGLLAVRGQMEAGRRLDAMKTLRGLFPAEEAILAARPERRSAA
- the flaF gene encoding flagellar biosynthesis regulator FlaF, producing the protein MYQFSYAEIVEDTFSDTRAREREAVEQAVQLLRKAQAAGAASRETVEALHYVRQLWAILIEDLASSENDLPQKLRADLISIGLWVMREADAIRLGQTVDFAAIIEVNQTIAEGLK
- a CDS encoding flagellar hook-associated family protein, whose amino-acid sequence is MKTTPISTLGIANSTRLSMIKAQNALAKASEELSSGRFADVGLALGARTGQSVELRQELARIGTILDTNGLVAARLDTSQAALSNIQGTAEDVLGVLIAVRENPQAADIVAPQAELNLKGLFGSLNANLNGQYLFAGINTDVEPLADYLGPPVSAAKTAVDTAFAGFFGFGQGDPGVAGITRADMETFLDTAFAPLFADPQWGATWSTASDQNLQSRVSTNEVIATSANANEQAFRDLTMAYTMLVDLGAQALPAPAYEAIVERAIGLVGGAMQDVTTIQARLGVAQNRVADASERMSIQRDILTGQITGLENVDPYEAATRVNALMSQVEVSYNLTARIREMSLLRYL
- the flgK gene encoding flagellar hook-associated protein FlgK yields the protein MSLSLALNSAQSALSTNAQQTALVARNITGANDPAYARKSAVVATTGLGTTHVASISRAQDQALYTRMLEASSDAAAKTAHLDGLDRLSQTVGDPENDWSVAGALGAFENALQMHADGPSDPILAAQALDRAHDLAGRLNTATQTVQAARATADGEMAASVDRINDLLARFETVNRAIVVGTAAGTDVTDHLDTRSAILTDLSREIGVTTVTRGDADMVIYTDSGVTLFEKTARTVSFERTFAYDAGIQGRAVFADGVPITGPGATMAIKSGALFGHAMLRDETAPVYQKQLDEIARGLILATAETDQLNTPPLLADQAGLFTWPGGPALPGGAVAIPNLAAQIRVNPAADPTQGGDLTTIRDGGMNGAAYDYNPADAASYSGRLQGLLDVLGAQRPFDATSGLDPNTTIAGFAAGSVGWLEAARKQADKEATYQTTFLERTAESLSNETGVNLDEELALMLELERSYGASARIITAVDTMLASLLEAVR
- a CDS encoding flagellar hook protein FlgE → MSLYGVMRTGVSGMAAQSSKLATVADNIANANTNGYKRSKTEFSSLILGNNSGQYTSGGVKTHVQHAISQQGALTFTTSATDLAVQGNGFFVVSDNGGTPYLTRAGSFVPNGEGELVNAAGFKLMGMPLDGGAGGVVVNGLQGLQVVNIGQTALEATPSTQGGFAANLDSNAAAIVAPATPPSANLATTEYEAMSSLVAYDNLGNPVVLDVYFTKTGPNAWEATVFDRADAPPGGGFPYANPPLDSVALAFDPANGRVTGAPALNVAVPNGQALTLDLSDMTQVAADYTVMQAAVNGNAPSAIRDVEIGEDGTVFAIFENGERRATWQVPLANVTSPDNLQPEAGNVYSLGLDSGEVQLGLAGQGGLGDIVSSALEQSNVDLASELTSMIESQRSYTANSKVFQTGSELLDVLVNLKR